Within Candidatus Methanomethylicota archaeon, the genomic segment CACCATAAGCTCCGTTGAACCACATTATTTTGCTGGTTATAGTGGTGGTAGGAAGATGTTTGCCCCTGGATTATGCATGTATGAAACTATTGAGAAGAATCATAGGTTTGCTTTAATGCCTGAAGCTGCTCTTGGTAGGCTTAAGGGTAATCCAGTTCATGAGGATCTTGAGGAGATTGCTAAGGCTGTGGCTGAGAGGGTCAGTATATTCTCATTGAATACTGCGATAAATGGTGAGGGGAGGGTTTGGGCTGCTAAAGCTGGTGATCCCTTTCAATCCTTCTACTCAATAGTTAGGGATGTTGAATCGTATTACTCAGTTAAGCTTCCAAGGGAGGCTGGAATTACAATTGCAGTTGCACCTAGAAGTATGGGTATAGATTTATATCAAGCTCAGAAGGCTATTGAAGCTGCTAAGCTTGTGACGAGGGTTGGTGGAGTAATAATACTTGTAGCCCCCTGCTGGGATGGTATTGGTCCAAGAAACTTCTACGATCTACTTGCAAGTGGGGATAGGGAGGATATTATTAGGAGGATATGGGAGAATTATAAGCTTGGATACCATAAAGCTGCAAAGCTCTTGGATGCAATTGAAAAGTTCAATATATATGCTGTGACAAATTTAAGTGGAGAAGTTTTAACTAGGATAGGGATTAAGCCATTTAATAGTTTGCAGAAGGCTTTGGATGAAGCGTTATCTAGTGTTGATGGTGAAGTGGTTGTTCTACCCGAAGCCAGTATATGCGTCCCAAGAGTTGCTGAATCTTAGGCGTATTTGTTTTGCGCTTCATTTAAATATTGTATCTAGCAATTGATTTTAATGTATGAGCTACTTGATTGTTAAATGTCCCCATTGTGGTGATGTTAGGGCTGTGCATTCCAATGTTAAGAGTTTCCAATGTTTTACTTGTGGTAGGAGGGTTAAATTGGCTCCC encodes:
- the larA gene encoding nickel-dependent lactate racemase produces the protein MKVSVLYGSEPVSVDIPDSRFMGVFRVKEPLGVDEDRVIEDSLNNPIGRRLEDYDAESVLISVNDQTRLTPTPKLLDHILRRVSAKRLKIIVATGSHRAPTEEEYRSMILGHHYDHLRGVTVAHDCRKSEFVDLGVTSRGTPILINREVFQHDLMITISSVEPHYFAGYSGGRKMFAPGLCMYETIEKNHRFALMPEAALGRLKGNPVHEDLEEIAKAVAERVSIFSLNTAINGEGRVWAAKAGDPFQSFYSIVRDVESYYSVKLPREAGITIAVAPRSMGIDLYQAQKAIEAAKLVTRVGGVIILVAPCWDGIGPRNFYDLLASGDREDIIRRIWENYKLGYHKAAKLLDAIEKFNIYAVTNLSGEVLTRIGIKPFNSLQKALDEALSSVDGEVVVLPEASICVPRVAES
- a CDS encoding DUF1922 domain-containing protein, whose translation is MSYLIVKCPHCGDVRAVHSNVKSFQCFTCGRRVKLAPHLILYRTGDRDSLPLLVMKFKEISLKKRG